TTTTCTGGTATTTCTTTAATATACCCAAAAGCTCCTGATGCATAGATTTCGTGATTCTCTGGAATTCTTAATTCTCTTTTTATTCCTTCACCCTCTTTTGAATTTAAGATTCTTATTATAGCATGAATCCAGCATGCTCCGACTCCAATAGACCAAGCAGAAATCAACATATTTCCCATAGCAAGAATACAATCATACATTGCTGTGGGAACATTTTTATCTCCAGAAATAACAATTACTAAAGGGGCATTATAATAAACACAAAAATTAGGATCTTTTGCTCTTTCAAATCCAGCATTTATCATATCTTGTCTACATAATTCATTTATTCTCTTTAAAATATCTTTATTTTTAATTACAGTAAAAAGCCATGGTTGTCTATTCATACCACTGGGTGCATGCCTTCCAGCATTAAGGATTGTTAAAAGATCCTCTTCGGATAAAGGATCTTCTTTGAAAGATCTAATACTTCTTCTTTCTAAGATATTTTTTATAACCTCATTATTTCTCATATTTGACACTTTTTTAAGAAATTTTTTCTCTTTATTATAAAATAAAAAGGGGAGTAGGGAAATTCCCACTCCCCTTTCTAGTATTTTTTTACTTAATAGACTCTTTACTTTTTCCAGAATTCTACCATTTCTCTTATTTGTTTTGTCTTATAATCTTCATACTTCTTTGCTCCCAAATCTTCCATACCCTTTAAGAATTTAGCCCATTCTTTATCAAATTCTGTGGTGGGAGCCATAATAACCTTTGGTATATTTCTTATCACATATTCAAACAACTTATTTCCTATCGCTCTTATATCTTCATCAGGAGTAGGATACATCCAAAGATAGCCCCAACTCTTCACTGGATATTCCTCTGCTTTAGGGAATAGATCTTTCCAGATCTCAACCTTATATGCAGAAAGAACTTGTTTTTCTACTTCAGTATAATTCTTTCTTATATCTTCCTTTCTTGTATCAGGAACTACAGGATTTCCAGTGGAGTCTATTACATAATTGGGAAGTCTTGGCCATGGATAAATATACACTCCTATTCCTGTTTTTCTTCCAAAATATGGATCTGTCTGTCTTTCTTTCTCTACTTCTGGTAAGAACACTCTCTTTCCATCTATATAGGTATGATGAATTCCTTCTATTCCCCATTGCCTCAAAATATTTGAATCCTCTGTGCAGAGCCAATCTAAGAACTTTATAGCTCTAACTGGATCTTTACATTTCTTTGTAATAGCTATACCCCATCCTCCTGTATATCCTGTTCTAACATCAGGAGGAGCCTGTTTTATTTTTTCACTTACCGTTACAGGATAGTATCCATACATTCTATCATACTTTCCAGCCCTTCTTAATGCAGTAATTGGCTCTCCCACTGCCCAGCCTGCATCAATTAGTGCAAGAACCCTTCCACTGGCAATTTTAGCTTTATATGTATCCTCCTTTTGTATAAAGGTTTCTTTATCTAATAATCCTTGATTCCACATACGATTCAACCATCTGAAGTATTCTTTCTCAATAGGTCTCTTATAATGGAAGATACATCTTAATGTCTTTGGATCCACGTATAATTCTCCATCATCGGGAGCACCCGTAGCAATAAAGGCTGGATTTGTTACACTTATTACTGTTCTCCAGTCATCTGCACATAAAGTTAGAGGTATTGTGGGAAGTCCATCGGTAGTTGGATGTTTCTTATAATAGGCTTTTATTGCATTTTCAAAGTCTTTTAGGGTTCTAATCTTGGGATATCCAAGTTCCATTACTACTCTGTGCTGGAGCATAAAACCGCCATTTACATCTAATACTCTATCATTATCAGTTCCATAAGCACCTAAACAATAAATTCGAGGATCTTCCTTACTCCACTTTAATCTTTTTAAATTCTCTCCATAGGCCTTCTTAATATTTGGAGCATATTTTTCAATAAGATCATCTAAAGGAATCAATGCTCCTGCATCTTTAAGAAGGGCTAAATCACCTTTTGCATAAACAAGATCGGGATAATCTCCGCTTGCTGCCATAATTTGAATTTTTTCTCTTACTGCTGCCTGATTAGGTGCATATTCAATGTCTAAGGTTACTCCTGTTAATTCTTTAATCTTTTGTGCTACAGGACTTCTAAATTGATCATCATTGGGATTTACTTCTCCTATATATACTTTGAAAGTTATTGGCTTACTTGCTTCAGGAGTTGGTGTCATGGGTTTATAAAGCTTTACTTGAGCATTTACTATATTTATTTTCCCACCAATACTTAAAATAAGAATTAGAGATAAAATGGAAAACCAACTTAAGATTTTTTTGAACCTTTTCATTTTCCTCTTATCCTCCTTTTAAATATCTTGGAAAGAGATAATTGAAGGGAAATATTAATTTACCCTTACACCCCCTTTCCTTAACTCTTTATAGCACCTAAAGTCATGCCCTTTATAAAGTATTTTTGTAGGAAAGGATATACAAAAATGATAGGTAAAGTAGTTATTATAGTCATTGCCATTCTCAAAGATTGGGGAGTTACCCTCATGGTCTTCATGGGATCAAGAATACTATAATAGTCTATCGTCGAAGATGCAGCTGCATTTGCTAATATTTTCTGAAGCTCATATTGTAAAGTAGTTAAAGCCTTATTCCCTCCACAATAAAGATAGGTATCAAACCAAGAATTCCAATGACCTACTGCAATAAAAAGAGCAATAGTAGCCAAGACAGGAAGACAAAGGGGAAATACTACTTTGAAGAAAATTGTTATATCATTTGCTCCATCAATCATAGCGGATTCCTGAAGTTCCATGGGAAGCTGATCTATGTAGGCACGAACAAGAATAATATTAAAGGGATTAAGAAGGCCAGGAAGGATATATACTAAAAATTTATTCATCAATCCAAGGCTTCTTATAAGAAGATATTCAGGAACTAATCCTCCACCTACATACATTGTTATTAGGAATAAAATGGTTACAAATTTATTGGCGAAGAAATCCCTTCTACTCAAGACATAAGCAACCATAGCAGTAGATACAACGCTTACAATTGTACCTATTACTGTTCTTAGAGTAGATATTAAAGCTGCCTGTCCAATTAAAGGATAATTAAAAATCTCTCTATAATTATCTAAAGTAAAAACTCTTGGAAATATAGTAATTCCTCCTTTTATAGCATCAAAGGGATCATTTAGAGAAACTGCAAGGACATACAAGAAAGGATATATAGTAACTACTACTAATAAGACCATTAAAGAATAATTTATTACATCAAAAATCTTATCTCCAAGACTTCTTTTCATATTTGATCCTCCTAAAAAATTCTGTAGCCTGTTATTTTTCTACTTAATCTATTAGCAGAGAATAATAATATTAAGCTAACAACAGACTTAAAAATTCCTGCTGCAGTACCAAAAGAGAATCTTCCTGCTCTTATTCCATAATCCAATGCATAAAGATCTATAACGTCAGAAACATTTCTCACTGCAGATGTTCTCAAAAGAAATTGTCTTTCGAATCCGATGTTTATAATATTTCCAATAACAAGAATTAAAATAACTATAATTGTAGGCATAATACCAGGTAAAGTTATATGCCACATCTTTTGAAATCGATTAGCTCCATCCACTTCTGCAGACTCATAAAGCTCAGGGTTAATAGATGCGATTGCTGCAAGAAAGATAATTGTATTCCATCCAAGCTCCTTCCAAATATCTGAAAAAACCACTATCCACCAAAAATATTTTGGATCTCCAAAAAACAGTATAGGTTCTCTTATAAATCCCAGTCTCATTAAAAGATAATTAACTACACCATCGGGAGCAAGCATAGCATGGACAATACTTGCTACAATCACCCAAGACACAAAATGAGGAAGATATGAAATAGTCTGAACAGTTCTCTTAAAAACATTATGTCTTATTTCATTTATAAGAAGGGCTAATATTATGGGAAGGGGAAATCCAAAAATAATTCCCATAATACTCATGGCGAGGGTATTTCTCATAACAAGATAAAATTCAGGATCAGAAAACATCTCTCTAAAATACTTCAAACCTACCCACTGCTGTTGAAATATAGGAATACCTGGTTTGTAGTTTTGAAAGGCGGTGATCCAACCCCAAAGAGGTATGTAACGAAAGATGATAAGCCAAATTACAAAGGGTAATATCATAAGGATTAGATATTTCTGCTTCTTAATAATCTTAATGGTTTTCTCCATCTTTCCCTCCAATAATCCCTTTTCTCAATCAAAATTAAACAAATAAAATTTCTTTTAGAAAACCTAAAATTTTAGACATTTTTATCCCCAAAAATTAGAGAATTTTACGATTTACAGGGATAAATTTTTCATTTTATACTTAAAAAGATAAGAAGGAGAAATTTCAATGAGATTTTGTGATTTTAGAATGTATGAAAAACTCATAATAAGTTATATTTTAGTATCTCTTATACCCATATTGATTCTTGGTTCTTTTGCCATTATTCATTTTAGAAATTTTGCCTCAGAATCAATCTCCCGTGAAATTTACAATAATCTTGAGACCATCAAGTTAAAGATGGAGGAAATGAATGACGAAGCTGTAAATATAGCAAATAAATTAATGATAGATCAGAGATTAAAGGAACTTCTTTTACATAGATATAAAACTCCTTTGGAGGCTTATTTAAAATACTCTGGATATAAAGATATCGAAAATTATAAAACTCTGTATGCAAAAACTATCTCTCATATAAGGATATATTCTGAGAATCCAACTATACTAGAAAATGGCATATTTTATAAGGCAACAAAAGATATTAGACAACAACACTGGTATAAGTTGGCTCATAGGCTTAATGGTTTTATAAGATGGGAACTTATTTACGAATATAAAGATTTATATCCCCAATATTACTTAAGTCTAGTAAGACTTCTCAGGGATGTATATAATGAAAAATTTGGTGTATTAGTTATAAATCTAAATAAACTTGAAATAAATAAGATTTTAAGACATCAGCCTTTTGATACATTTGTTGTAAATAATGAGAAATTAATAGTTGCAAGTAGTGACGATCATTTATTAAACACAAAATTAGAAATAGACTTAAAAAAAATTTTAGGAAAAAATGATAACTTTATCTATCGAAATGGGAAAAAATACAAAGCTATTGGGATATACTTACCTTTAACAGGAGATAATAAAGATTTTTACATTGTCAGCATGGTTCCTTTTGATTTAATAATGGGAGCACCAATAAGAATGCAAAACTTTGCTATTTTTATTATAATTATTAGCTTCCTTGCCTCTATCTTTTTAATCTTTATCTTTTCAAGAAGTACTAGTAAAAGATTATCTATTTTAACGAAGGCAGTAAGAGAAATATCTCATGGAAGTTGGGATTTGGATATTCCCCTTGAAGGAAGGGATGAATTTGCTCAGCTTTCTGAAGATATTAAAAATATGGCAAAGAATATAAAAAAACTCATTGAAGAAGTTTATATAGCAAATATTCAAAAGAATGAACTTTTATTAAGAGAAAAAGAGATAAAATTAAAGCTCTTGACTAACCAATTAAATCCTCATTTTCTATTTAATACCCTTGAGACTTTACATATGATGGCTATTTGTAATGGACAAAAAGATATAGCAGATATGGTTTTAAAATTGGGTAATATTTTAAGAAAAAATATAGAATTGAAAGGAAATTTAGTTAAACTTGAAACAGAACTAAATCTTGTTAGGGATTATTTAGAAATTCAAAAATATAGATTTGGAAAAATAAATTATAAAATAGAAACTCACGTTGATCCTAGTAGAATTTATATTCTTCCCTTTCTTATCCAGCCTATAGTCGAAAATTCTATTATACATGGGTTAGAAAACAAAATAGATGAAGGATTTATATACGTTAAAGTTAAAAAGGAAGAAGAAAGACTTATTATTTCCATAGAAGATAATGGGGTAGGAATGGAAAAGGAGACTTTAGAATCTTTAATGTCTAAACTTTCAAAGGAAAATAACAATGAGAAAATAGGATTAAGAAACATATGGGAAAGAATAAAACTTTATTACGGAGAAGAATATGAGTTAAAAATCACAAGTGAAAAGGAAAAGGGTACTAAAGTAGATATCATTATTCCCTATATAGAGATGGGATGAGACAAAATGTATAGAGTTATTATCATTGATGACGAGCCTTTAATAAGAAAAGGCTTAAGAAAAATTATAGATTGGAATAATTTTGGATTTAACATTATAGGGGATGCAGAAAATGGAATTGATGGTTATAAAAAAATATGTAGCTTAAATCCAGATCTATGTATTATTGACATAAAAATGCCTGGAATGGATGGTTTAAGCCTAATTGAGAAGATAAAAAACAAAAATATCAACACAAAAATAATAATTCTTACAGGATATCCTGAATTTGAATATGCAAAAAAAGCTATAGATTTAGGTGTAGAAACTTATCTTCTAAAACCCATAGATCCAGAGATATTAGCAGAAAAGATTAAGAAAATATATTTGGAATTAGAAAGGGAAAAAAGTATTAAAAAACTTATTAATAAAAGTATAGAATTCACAAGGGAGAAAATTGTTGAGAAAATAATAAAGAGAGAACTTGAAGGTATTTCCATAGAGGAATTAGAGGAAATGTATAATATAAATTTCACTTGGAAAGCTTATCAAGTTATATTGGTAGAACCAAATAATGAGGAAATATTTAGAGAGATTAAAAACATATTTTCCTACTATGCCTTTCATATAGATAATCTTATCGGAATTCTTGTAGAGGATATTTCAAAACCTCATCTTAAAAAGAAAATTATTGACATGAAAAATAAAATTAAATCAAAATATTTATTAGATATTTATATTTCCGTGGGAGAAAAGGTTTTTAACATACAAGAATTATATAAGTCTTATAATTCTGCTCTTAATCTCTTTAAGAAAAAATTTTTATATAATAAAAAAGGAATAATCTTATATCAAGGAGATAGAAAAATAAAAACTGCAGAGGAGATCTCCGATGAAAATATAGTCAAAGAATTGATAAGATCAATAGAAAAGCTTGATATAAATAATATCAATGATATTTTAGATAAAAAAATGAAATTCTGTATATCAGAGGAACTAAATGAAGAAGAAATTAAAACAAGCTATCTTAAAATCTTTTTAAATATTATAAATCATTTTTCCACAAATTATTCAAAATTTAAAGAAATTTCTAAAAACTATCTAACAGATGCTCTAATAAAAGATTTTTACAAAAAAGAATCTCTCTTTGAACTAAATTGTTTTATGAAAAGTTTAATATTAGATATCACTGAAAACTTTTCTAAAATATTTGGTAGATCGATAATTTCAAAAATCTTAGAATATTTAGAATGTAATTATTATAAAGATTTAAAGATAAAAGAGGTTGCAAAAATCTTTGGATATAATAGTTGCTATTTTGGAAAGATTTTTAGAAGATATACAGGTGAAAATTTTAATACCTATTTAGATAAAATAAGAATAAATAAAGCTAAAGAATTACTTCTTCAAGGAATTAAAGTTGTAGAAGTTGCTGAAAAAGTTGGATATAAAGATATCGATTACTTCATTATGAAGTTTAAAAAGTACACAGGAAAATCTCCCAAAAATTATAAAGAGGAGCTTATAAATTCATCTTAAAGTTTCTTATTTTTTCTCCTAAGACACCATCCTCTTTTAAAGAAAGAGAAGCCAATAAATTCTTTAGAAATCCTCTTATTTCTTCTTCGGATACAAAGGATAGATTTTTATAAATATATTCCCAGTTAGGAGTTAAATTTAAAATTATTTTATCAAAAACATATCTTATATCCTGTACATTATTCTCTAAAAATCTTTCCCATTTTCTATAGAGAACTTCCCATTTTTCTCCTTTATATTCCTTTTTAACTTCTTTCCAAAGCTTCCAAAATCTATAAATTAATTGTAATTTTTTATCCTCTTCAACAGCTATGATTTTTCTACTCTCTATCAATTTCCAAGAGATCACTCTAGTTTTCAAATCATCAAAAACAAAGTCTTCAATTACATCCTCAAGAGATCTTTCACCATCTAAAAACCAAGAAAATAATTGTTCCTCAAAATACTCTTTCTTTCCAATATAAACGAAAACATTACCTAAAGCTTTCGTTATAAAATCAGATATCTCTGGAGACTTTGATGCATCAATAATATTATCAAGGGTTGTTTTTCCTAAAGAAAAAAGATATCTTAAAGCTACCTTTGAAAAATCTTTTATTGCAGAAGCAGAAAATTGCTTTACATTTTTATAAATGTTATCCCAAAGAACCTTTTCTCCTGCTGTCATATTCTCAAACACTTCTTTTACTTCTTCTTCGGAAGGAATATACTCTTCCTTCATATATCGGTAAAAGTAAAGACGAGAAACTTCCTCAGGAAAGGTTATCTCCTGAAATATGGATTTAACCTTTGTGTTACTTTTATCTAAAAAGTTTTTCCAGTTTCTTTTTATATTCCTTTCACTTAATCCTTTCTTTGGAAACTCTTCTAAAATATAGTTCCAAGATCTCCAAAAAATATAGAACCAGAATAGATTTTCATCTTCATCAATTCTAATTAACTTCTTTTTTTCTATTAATTTATTAATTAATTCTAAGGACTTAATCTTTGAAAAACTAATCTCATTAATAACATCCCTAATACTTTTTTTTCCATCGAAGAAAGTTACAATATTTTTTTCCTCTTCAGATAAACCCTCCATATTTATGGGAATTAAAAGGAAATCACCTAAGTAATCCAAAAGATCTATATATTTTCCTGAACTTATTAATACCTCAAAGGGATCTAAATTTATAGGAGAAGTAGGAGCTTCTTCATCAGGAATAAAAACAAAGCTTCCTTTACTCCATAAAGCTAAATCCAATAAAGCATCTAAATTTTCTAAATTGCCACCTTTGGCATAAACAATTCTTCCCTCCTTAAAAAATACCTCCATTATATTACCGTTATCCTCTACTTGAAATTTTCCTGTTTTTCTTCCCGAAGAAAGAAGTTGCAAAACTTCCCATAAAGGTAAACTCAAAAGATCACCTCTTAAACTCATTTTTTTCCTCCTTTCAGTTTTAGTCTTTAAATAATTATAGCACTTTTTAACTCTTGCTCTTCTATTTGAATTAATTGTATACTTTTATACCTTTGAAGGAAAAACCTAGGAGAAAATTTATGGAGAGAGAAAAAAGGATAAATGAAATCTTAAAAAGACTAAAAAAAATATATGAACCTAAAACTGCTTTAATTTTTTCAAACCCCTGGGAACTTTTAGTAGCAACAATTCTTTCTGCTCAGACCACAGATGAAAGAGTAAACATGGTTACTAAGGATCTTTTTAGGAAATATAAGAATATAAAGGATTATGTAGAGGCTCCTTTGGAAGAATTAGAAAAGGATATTAAATCGGTGAATTATTATAAAACTAAGGCAAAAAATATAAAATCCTGTGCAGAAATTGTTTTAGAAAAGTACAATGGAAAAGTTCCTGATAAAATGGAAGATCTCTTAAAACTTCCAGGTGTAGCAAGAAAAACCGCCAATGTGGTTCTATCCGCAGGATATGGAAAAAATGAGGGAATAGTTATTGATACTCATGTTTTTCGACTTTCTCATAGACTGGGACTTTCCAACGAAAAGGATAGAGTAAAATTGGAATTTGATCTTATGAAGGTAATACCAAGAGAAGAGTGGGGAAATTTTTCCTTTCTTTTGATTTCTCATGGAAGAAATACTTGTAAGGCTCAAAAACCTCTATGTAGTAAATGTATTCTTGCGGATATTTGTCCTTCGGTAATTAAAGACTAACCATACTAATAGCCTTCTTGGGACAAAGTTTTACACATAATCCACATCCATCACAAAGCTCAGTGATAAAATATTTTCCATTTTTCTCTATGGGAGCATCATAAATACATATTTTTTTACATATACCACATGCATTACACGAAGAGGAATCGATAAGGGCCTTAAATAGATGTCTTCTATCAATCTCATAATTTCCTAGAATTGCCTTACCAGAGACTTTTCCTTTAAATTCTAATATAGAATTATAACCTTTCTTCTCCATAAATTTTTTAAAATCTGAAAGAATCTTAGAAATTATTTCATATCCTGTTAGATAAATAATACTACATATTTGAACCACATCAGCACCTGTTAAAATATATTTTGCTATATCTTCTCCTCTTCCTACCCCTCCTGAACCTGCAATAGAGATTTTAAGATGGGGACGAGCACTGGAAATCCATCTTAAAACATAGTTTAAAGCCCACGGACCTCCATGTCCTGCATATCCTCCATGAAGAATGGGTTTTTCTATTTCAAGATCTATATCAAGACCTGTCAGTCTGTTAAACATAACCACACCATCTATTCCAATTTCTTCTAATTGCTTTGCTATTGCTAGAGGAGAGGAAAGTTGCATAGGCAATTTTACAATAAGAGGAATTTTAACATTTTCTCTAACTATTTTGGAAACTTCAAGGATTGTATCATCTACATCCTGCCCTCGAAAAGAAATAGATGCATGGGGACAGGATACATTAAGTTCAAGGGCAGGAGCATTTATTTTTTCTGCCATCTTAGAATATTTTAACCAACCTTCCTGGGTTATACAGTTTATGCTAGGAATTACAGGAATAGATAAAGTATTTAATGCTTTATCAATTTCTCTAAAATATTCTTCTGGAGAAAAAGGGCTTGCTTGCTCAAAGGAATAAAAAGTTTGAGATCTCAAAGGTCCCATAGATCGATCAATAATTTCAAATCGTGGAGTAGGCGAAATTCTACAAATTTCCTCTTCAAAGAGGGATTTAACCACTAATGCTCCTGCTCCATTTTCCTCGCACTTTTTCATATTTTTAAGATTCTCTGTAAGACCAGAAGACGCAACGATAATAGGATTTTTTAGCTTAAGTCCTACATAATTACAAGATAAGTCCATAAAATAAATCCTCCTTTAAGTTTTACTTCTCAATATGTTATTGATCTTTTCGCATGTTTTTAATAATTCAGAAAGAAGTTTTTCTTTATTTTCTCCCTCAAAGGATAAATAATATCCTGATATGGAAACAGCTGCTACTACATTTCCCGAAAAATCAAATATAGGAGCGCCAATGCATTTAATTCCCCTTTCATTTTCCTCTTCATCAAAAGCATATCCTCTTTCTTTTACCTTCTTAAGCTCCTCTTTCAATTCCTGTGGATCTGTTATAGTATTCTCTGTTCTTGGAATAAGAGGTACTCTCTTAAGATACTCTTCAATATATTCATCGGAACTATAGGCAAGAAGAACCTTCCCAAAGCTTGTAGAATAAAGAGGCATTCTCATACCAATTCTCGACATCATGGGAAGAGTGCCAGGACCTTCTACCTTGTCAATATATACTCCTTCAAACCCATCCTTTATAGTTAAATGAACCGTTTGTTTCGTTTTTTCCATAAGTTCAATAAGATAAGGACGAGCAACATCTCTTAAATCGAAACTTTGAAGAATATAGGAAGAAAGTTCCAATATTCTAAAACCAGGTTTATAAAAACCGTTAGGAGTCTTTCTTACAAATCCTTTATTTATGAGGGTAGAGAGATATCTATGGACCGTTGAAATATGAAGACCAATTTCTTCTGAAATTTCCTTTAAAGATAATTCTCTTCCAGAAAGAACAATATATTCTAAAATATCAAGAGTTTGCTCCGCAGAATTAATTCCTGTTTTTGTTTTCATCTTTCCACACTCCTATCATTATTTAATGATTCTAAGTAATTTTTTAAAGTCTTTTTATCAAAGGAAGGAAAATCTCCAAATACACTCATCTTCAATGATGCCAGAGCATTACCCAGTTCTGCAGAACATGCTAAATCTTTTCCAGTAAGATATCCATATAAGAAGCCTGCTACAAAAGCATCTCCTGCCCCAATTCTTTCCACCATATCCGTAGAAAAAGCAGATCTGGAAAAAATCTCATCTCTAAAAAGTACACTACATCCTTCTTCTCCTTTAGTTAGTATATATATTTTATCTCTTCCATATAATTTTTGAAGACGAAGAAGAATAGCCTCTTCATCTTTTTCTTCATCAAATAAAACATTAAAATCTTCTTTTTTAATAAATAAAATATCTATAAAAGAAATAATTTCCTCCAAAAACTTCCTACATTCTTCTTTACTCCAAAGCTTCTGCCTATAATTTACATCGAAGGATAACTTCTGGTCTTCACCTTTTTGTCTACAAATCTCTCGAACATTCTCTTTACATATATCACTTAAACTAGGTGTTACTCCAGTAAGATGAATAAGACGCGCTTTCTTTAAATAATTAAAATCTTCCTCATCAAGAGGAGTTAAGGAGAATGAGGAATTTTTTCTATCATAAAGAACTTGAATTCCTTTTGTCTTATGATGAAGTTCTACAAAATACATTCCCATTCTTCCATTAGAAACCATCTTTACCCGTTCAACACCTATACCATATTTTCTTAGCTCATACAATGCTTTATAACCTAAAAAGTTATCAGGAAAAGAAGAAATGAATTCAGTTTTCAATCCTAAGATAGAAAGTCCCACAAGAACATTGGCCTCAGTCCCTCCAATCTCGATATCCCAGCTATTACTAGAGATAAAGGTTTTAAACCTCTCAGGAGTTATTCTTATCATTACCTCTCCATAGGAAACTACATCAACCATAGTCCCTCCTTGTATCATATAAAAACATTTTGCATATAAAAACTTAAAAAAATCTCTTTAAAATCAAAAAATTTCCAGCTATAGTTTTAATTTTACTAGATATATCTCACTATTTGCTACACTAAAGGATTCTGACCTTCCTACGAAAGTATAGTGATAAATATCCTTAATAAAACTCCAACCTTCATCAAGATCTCCACCCCCAAAAAATCCTTCATAGATAATATTCCCAGCTTTATCTATTTTAACTATATAAAGATCAGAATTTCCAGCTCCTGAGGAATTAGATCCACCAACAATTAAATATTCCTGTTTTCCTATATGTCTTATATAAAAACCTGTGTCATATCCTTTACCACCATATGTTTTTTCCCAGATTTTTTCTCCTTTTTGATTTATCTTTAAAATATAAAGATCAGGAGTATCAGAAAAAGAATTAGAGTTTCCAACTATAATATAGCCATCTCCTGCATAGACCAAAGAATAAGCATAATCAAACCCTTTTCCTCCAAAGTTTTTTTCCCATATCAGATTTCCATCTTTATCTATTTTAACTACATA
This genomic stretch from Dictyoglomus sp. harbors:
- a CDS encoding DUF4388 domain-containing protein; the protein is MSLRGDLLSLPLWEVLQLLSSGRKTGKFQVEDNGNIMEVFFKEGRIVYAKGGNLENLDALLDLALWSKGSFVFIPDEEAPTSPINLDPFEVLISSGKYIDLLDYLGDFLLIPINMEGLSEEEKNIVTFFDGKKSIRDVINEISFSKIKSLELINKLIEKKKLIRIDEDENLFWFYIFWRSWNYILEEFPKKGLSERNIKRNWKNFLDKSNTKVKSIFQEITFPEEVSRLYFYRYMKEEYIPSEEEVKEVFENMTAGEKVLWDNIYKNVKQFSASAIKDFSKVALRYLFSLGKTTLDNIIDASKSPEISDFITKALGNVFVYIGKKEYFEEQLFSWFLDGERSLEDVIEDFVFDDLKTRVISWKLIESRKIIAVEEDKKLQLIYRFWKLWKEVKKEYKGEKWEVLYRKWERFLENNVQDIRYVFDKIILNLTPNWEYIYKNLSFVSEEEIRGFLKNLLASLSLKEDGVLGEKIRNFKMNL
- the nth gene encoding endonuclease III; the encoded protein is MEREKRINEILKRLKKIYEPKTALIFSNPWELLVATILSAQTTDERVNMVTKDLFRKYKNIKDYVEAPLEELEKDIKSVNYYKTKAKNIKSCAEIVLEKYNGKVPDKMEDLLKLPGVARKTANVVLSAGYGKNEGIVIDTHVFRLSHRLGLSNEKDRVKLEFDLMKVIPREEWGNFSFLLISHGRNTCKAQKPLCSKCILADICPSVIKD
- a CDS encoding 4Fe-4S binding protein; this encodes MDLSCNYVGLKLKNPIIVASSGLTENLKNMKKCEENGAGALVVKSLFEEEICRISPTPRFEIIDRSMGPLRSQTFYSFEQASPFSPEEYFREIDKALNTLSIPVIPSINCITQEGWLKYSKMAEKINAPALELNVSCPHASISFRGQDVDDTILEVSKIVRENVKIPLIVKLPMQLSSPLAIAKQLEEIGIDGVVMFNRLTGLDIDLEIEKPILHGGYAGHGGPWALNYVLRWISSARPHLKISIAGSGGVGRGEDIAKYILTGADVVQICSIIYLTGYEIISKILSDFKKFMEKKGYNSILEFKGKVSGKAILGNYEIDRRHLFKALIDSSSCNACGICKKICIYDAPIEKNGKYFITELCDGCGLCVKLCPKKAISMVSL
- a CDS encoding IclR family transcriptional regulator; protein product: MKTKTGINSAEQTLDILEYIVLSGRELSLKEISEEIGLHISTVHRYLSTLINKGFVRKTPNGFYKPGFRILELSSYILQSFDLRDVARPYLIELMEKTKQTVHLTIKDGFEGVYIDKVEGPGTLPMMSRIGMRMPLYSTSFGKVLLAYSSDEYIEEYLKRVPLIPRTENTITDPQELKEELKKVKERGYAFDEEENERGIKCIGAPIFDFSGNVVAAVSISGYYLSFEGENKEKLLSELLKTCEKINNILRSKT
- a CDS encoding sugar kinase, with protein sequence MVDVVSYGEVMIRITPERFKTFISSNSWDIEIGGTEANVLVGLSILGLKTEFISSFPDNFLGYKALYELRKYGIGVERVKMVSNGRMGMYFVELHHKTKGIQVLYDRKNSSFSLTPLDEEDFNYLKKARLIHLTGVTPSLSDICKENVREICRQKGEDQKLSFDVNYRQKLWSKEECRKFLEEIISFIDILFIKKEDFNVLFDEEKDEEAILLRLQKLYGRDKIYILTKGEEGCSVLFRDEIFSRSAFSTDMVERIGAGDAFVAGFLYGYLTGKDLACSAELGNALASLKMSVFGDFPSFDKKTLKNYLESLNNDRSVER